In uncultured Cohaesibacter sp., a genomic segment contains:
- the hisS gene encoding histidine--tRNA ligase has translation MMAKNKKPNKLQARLPRGFVDRTADDIRAADDMLAKIKAVYEHHGFDPIETPTFEYTDCLGKFLPDTDRPNAGVFSVQDDDEQWMSLRYDLTAPMARHVAENINEIQLPYRTYRVGYVYRNEKPGPGRFRQFMQFDADTVGAPGVQTDAEACMMMADTMEALGIARGNYVIRVNNRKVLDGVMEEIGFGGEEHAEARLTVLRAVDKLDKFGPDGVRLLLGEGRKDESGDFTKGAGLSPENVEKVIAFTQGTLDMDNDGTRELDTMQAIFDACGYGEDRIKIDPSVVRGLEYYTGPVYEAELLFDVTNEKGEVVQFGSVGGGGRYDGLVKRFVGRDVPATGFSIGVSRLMTALKNLGKLGDEQMVAPVLITVMDGDVESLGHYMKMVQELRAAGVRAELYQGNWKKFGNQLKYADKRGCPLAIIQGSDEKEKGIVQIKDLEEGKRLSAEIKDNATWRESRPAQVEVPLSRMVETVKKMLADQAADRQADSAAEAK, from the coding sequence ATCATGGCAAAGAACAAAAAGCCCAATAAGCTCCAGGCCCGCCTGCCGCGCGGATTTGTGGACCGGACTGCCGACGACATTCGCGCAGCCGATGACATGCTCGCTAAAATCAAGGCTGTCTATGAGCATCATGGCTTCGACCCGATTGAGACGCCGACCTTTGAATATACCGACTGTCTGGGCAAGTTCCTGCCCGACACCGACCGCCCCAATGCCGGCGTCTTCTCCGTGCAGGATGATGACGAGCAGTGGATGAGCCTGCGCTATGACCTGACCGCGCCGATGGCCCGCCATGTAGCGGAGAATATCAACGAGATCCAGCTGCCCTACCGCACCTATCGCGTCGGCTATGTCTATCGCAATGAAAAGCCGGGGCCGGGGCGCTTCCGCCAGTTTATGCAGTTCGATGCCGACACCGTCGGCGCACCGGGCGTGCAGACCGACGCCGAAGCCTGCATGATGATGGCAGATACCATGGAAGCGCTCGGTATCGCGCGCGGCAACTATGTCATCCGCGTCAACAACCGTAAGGTTCTCGATGGCGTGATGGAAGAGATCGGCTTTGGCGGCGAAGAGCATGCCGAAGCCCGCCTCACGGTGCTGCGCGCCGTTGACAAGCTCGACAAGTTCGGCCCCGATGGCGTCCGCCTGTTGCTGGGCGAAGGCCGCAAGGACGAAAGTGGCGACTTTACCAAGGGCGCTGGTCTCAGCCCTGAGAATGTCGAGAAGGTGATTGCCTTCACCCAAGGTACCCTCGACATGGACAATGACGGCACCCGCGAGCTGGACACCATGCAGGCCATCTTTGATGCCTGCGGCTATGGCGAGGACCGCATCAAGATTGACCCCTCCGTCGTGCGTGGCCTCGAATATTATACCGGTCCGGTCTATGAAGCCGAATTGCTGTTTGATGTCACCAACGAGAAGGGCGAGGTTGTTCAGTTCGGCTCCGTCGGTGGCGGCGGTCGCTATGATGGTCTGGTCAAGCGCTTCGTTGGCCGCGATGTTCCGGCAACCGGCTTCTCCATTGGCGTCTCCCGCCTGATGACCGCTCTCAAGAATCTTGGCAAGCTGGGCGATGAGCAGATGGTTGCTCCCGTGCTGATCACCGTCATGGACGGCGATGTCGAGAGCCTTGGCCATTACATGAAGATGGTGCAGGAGCTGCGCGCCGCAGGCGTACGAGCCGAGCTGTATCAGGGCAACTGGAAGAAATTTGGCAATCAGCTGAAATATGCCGACAAGCGCGGCTGTCCGCTGGCCATCATTCAGGGCTCCGACGAGAAGGAAAAGGGCATCGTCCAGATCAAGGATCTGGAAGAGGGCAAGCGCCTTTCCGCCGAGATCAAGGATAACGCCACATGGCGCGAAAGCCGTCCCGCTCAGGTGGAAGTGCCCCTGTCCCGGATGGTCGAGACCGTCAAGAAGATGCTCGCTGATCAGGCCGCTGACCGGCAGGCCGACAGCGCCGCCGAGGCAAAATAA
- a CDS encoding protein phosphatase CheZ, translating into MALATKPFRIEQVLGEAVAPRSNPANGSLSGDQHQQIMTELAALRKLIEPAQELNSNLVETFRSELSEAVKIKTEMDQIFEAIAETKREIATLHINGLHSAEMNRVTDELDAIVFGTEQATEQILEAAEIIDDNSNKLSKVLTGEEDQWTHEIQDAVIAVFEACNFQDLTGQRITKVVNVLRFIEERIVTMMDIWGGIEQFQEIEVVNPMEKTGDAALLNGPALANEEGVASQDDIDALFD; encoded by the coding sequence ATGGCGCTGGCTACGAAACCATTTCGAATTGAACAGGTCTTGGGCGAGGCAGTAGCTCCCAGATCAAATCCGGCCAACGGCTCGCTTTCTGGCGATCAGCATCAGCAGATCATGACTGAATTGGCTGCCTTGCGCAAATTGATAGAGCCTGCGCAAGAGTTGAATTCCAATCTTGTCGAGACTTTCAGATCAGAACTCAGCGAAGCGGTCAAGATCAAGACGGAGATGGACCAGATCTTCGAGGCCATCGCCGAGACCAAGCGCGAAATTGCCACCTTGCATATCAATGGTCTGCATTCGGCTGAAATGAACCGGGTCACCGATGAGCTGGACGCCATCGTTTTCGGTACCGAGCAGGCCACGGAGCAGATTCTGGAAGCCGCCGAAATCATCGATGACAATTCCAACAAGCTCTCGAAGGTTCTCACCGGTGAGGAAGACCAGTGGACCCACGAAATTCAGGATGCCGTGATTGCGGTCTTCGAGGCCTGTAACTTCCAGGACTTGACCGGCCAGCGCATCACCAAGGTGGTCAATGTCTTGCGCTTCATTGAAGAGCGCATCGTGACCATGATGGATATCTGGGGAGGCATCGAGCAGTTCCAGGAAATCGAGGTGGTCAACCCCATGGAAAAGACCGGCGATGCAGCTCTGCTCAATGGACCGGCCCTTGCGAACGAAGAGGGTGTTGCCAGTCAGGACGATATCGACGCTCTGTTCGACTAG
- a CDS encoding DUF2927 domain-containing protein, whose translation MPPPALALRYDDKEVTEGFYKTVFGAEISALSWGDQSRRVKKYVSPVRVWIHNRAKLNRLNSVRNFVMGLPAIIPGLQLRMANNYKDANFHIYVVDSADYVRTVQDEVYNNRSMDVPGQCIVRVLSRRSGILRSDAVIVSDQGGSVFHRCMVEEILQGLGPVNDDKSLVHSVFNDESTFDYFTQFDRLILNMLYSPDLRPGMTLKQVKPMAPKLLHYARKTTGLH comes from the coding sequence ATGCCACCGCCTGCTCTGGCCTTGCGCTATGATGACAAGGAAGTGACGGAGGGTTTTTACAAGACGGTCTTCGGTGCGGAAATCAGCGCCCTGAGCTGGGGCGACCAGTCAAGGCGCGTCAAGAAATATGTCTCACCTGTCAGGGTGTGGATACATAACCGGGCCAAACTCAATCGCCTCAACAGCGTGCGCAACTTCGTCATGGGGCTGCCTGCCATCATCCCCGGACTGCAACTGCGCATGGCCAATAACTACAAGGATGCCAATTTTCACATCTATGTGGTCGATTCCGCCGATTATGTGCGCACGGTTCAGGATGAGGTCTATAACAATCGGAGCATGGATGTTCCGGGCCAATGCATTGTGCGGGTGCTGTCGCGGCGCTCGGGCATTCTGCGCTCGGATGCAGTCATTGTTTCCGATCAGGGCGGCAGCGTCTTTCATCGCTGCATGGTGGAAGAAATCCTGCAAGGGCTGGGGCCGGTCAATGATGACAAGAGCCTTGTTCATTCCGTTTTCAACGATGAGAGCACATTCGACTATTTCACCCAGTTTGATCGTCTGATCCTCAACATGCTCTATAGTCCGGATCTGCGTCCCGGCATGACCCTCAAGCAGGTCAAACCCATGGCCCCCAAGCTGCTCCATTATGCGCGCAAGACAACGGGCTTGCACTGA
- a CDS encoding TRAP transporter small permease subunit, with the protein MKGSGIAILASAASVYAFFANPAYAGLMLALSALLGLVAAWWRGRPSLLLLAYCLFAYGFICLPQALPLLLVRQGVDLRAIGLSSALLFPLGAAFAIACLFIISCRRQSGGVRLSALEVSEDLETVACLLSRLLSLLYIPLVLLPVYYLATAKGGQPVSGRALLYWSELPLSQEPPKQHIIGWLVVLLLLGHLAAAYMRDVHHRYSSLRKRMGNRMRAWFECLGALLLLLPMSWGLVEMGWSGARALYLAANGETGSAFTLVALIGPVPDWLLYGVFPAAFLLLAASAVALMLRSLVYLFGPPYLKKRAATHLDMACAVAEAGRVRSLPTRFGAEEESVQ; encoded by the coding sequence ATGAAGGGGTCGGGTATTGCCATTTTGGCATCAGCCGCATCAGTCTATGCCTTTTTTGCCAATCCGGCCTATGCCGGACTGATGCTGGCGCTTTCGGCTCTGTTGGGTCTTGTTGCTGCATGGTGGCGCGGTCGGCCGTCTCTTCTGCTGCTTGCATATTGCCTTTTTGCTTATGGCTTCATCTGCCTGCCGCAGGCTCTGCCGCTGCTCTTGGTGCGGCAAGGGGTTGATTTGCGCGCTATCGGACTGTCCTCCGCACTGCTTTTCCCGCTTGGTGCAGCCTTTGCAATTGCATGCCTATTCATCATTTCATGCCGGCGTCAGAGCGGCGGTGTGCGCCTCAGCGCGCTGGAGGTGAGCGAGGATCTCGAAACCGTTGCCTGTCTTCTCTCCCGCCTGCTTTCCCTGCTCTATATCCCTCTGGTTTTGCTGCCGGTCTATTATCTTGCAACCGCTAAGGGCGGCCAGCCCGTGTCCGGTCGGGCGCTCCTATACTGGTCAGAGCTGCCCTTGTCGCAGGAGCCTCCCAAACAGCACATCATTGGTTGGCTCGTTGTCTTGCTGCTGCTGGGCCATCTCGCGGCTGCCTATATGCGCGATGTCCATCACCGCTATTCGTCCCTGCGCAAGAGGATGGGAAACAGGATGCGCGCCTGGTTCGAATGTCTGGGTGCGCTTCTGCTGTTGCTGCCAATGAGCTGGGGGCTGGTGGAAATGGGTTGGTCAGGCGCAAGGGCTCTTTATCTCGCGGCCAATGGAGAAACGGGCAGTGCCTTTACGCTCGTTGCGCTGATTGGTCCCGTGCCGGACTGGCTGCTATATGGGGTATTTCCTGCGGCCTTTCTGCTTCTTGCCGCCTCGGCGGTTGCCCTGATGCTGCGGTCGCTGGTTTACCTGTTCGGGCCGCCTTATCTCAAGAAACGTGCCGCTACGCATCTGGATATGGCCTGTGCTGTCGCGGAGGCTGGCCGGGTTCGTTCGCTGCCAACGCGCTTTGGCGCTGAAGAAGAGAGCGTGCAATGA
- a CDS encoding mechanosensitive ion channel domain-containing protein, whose amino-acid sequence MNALLDQLGAYAPLLISVTKAIIFLLLGFFISSQVAHFIRNRIVNHPRIDDTLGNFAASVVKWLILAFVGIAVLQLFGFQVTSLIAVLGAASLAIGLALQGTLSDLASGVMLIIFRPYKLGDFVDIAGTTGTVKSIDLFVTELSTPDNIKIIMPNSKSWGSIIINYTNITTRRADLVFGIDYANDPDKAMNVILDVVNADERCLKDPAPWVGVTNLGDSSVDLTLRVWCKPSDWWQLKCDLLKNVKYAFDANGIDIPYPHTQIVSVSKDAQAEA is encoded by the coding sequence ATGAACGCATTACTTGATCAATTGGGTGCCTATGCACCGCTACTCATCAGTGTCACCAAGGCCATCATATTCCTGCTTCTGGGCTTTTTCATTTCCAGTCAGGTGGCGCATTTCATTCGCAACCGCATCGTCAATCACCCCCGGATCGATGATACGCTGGGCAATTTTGCCGCGTCTGTCGTCAAATGGCTCATTCTGGCCTTTGTCGGCATAGCGGTGCTGCAGCTCTTCGGCTTTCAGGTCACCAGCCTGATCGCTGTTCTGGGTGCTGCTTCTCTGGCCATTGGTCTGGCCTTGCAGGGAACCCTCAGCGATCTGGCCTCCGGCGTCATGCTGATCATTTTCCGACCCTACAAGCTGGGTGATTTTGTCGATATTGCCGGAACCACCGGAACGGTGAAATCCATAGACCTGTTTGTCACCGAGCTTTCCACGCCGGACAATATCAAGATCATTATGCCCAATTCCAAATCATGGGGCTCGATCATTATCAATTACACCAACATCACGACACGCAGGGCCGATCTGGTGTTCGGCATCGATTATGCCAATGATCCGGACAAGGCGATGAATGTGATCCTTGATGTGGTCAATGCCGACGAGCGCTGCTTGAAGGATCCCGCTCCATGGGTTGGTGTTACCAATCTGGGCGATTCCTCGGTTGATCTCACCTTGCGCGTCTGGTGCAAGCCTTCCGACTGGTGGCAGCTGAAATGCGACCTGCTCAAGAATGTCAAATATGCCTTTGACGCAAATGGCATCGACATCCCTTACCCGCATACACAGATCGTCTCCGTCAGCAAGGACGCTCAGGCAGAAGCCTGA
- a CDS encoding GNAT family N-acetyltransferase, translated as MTSSQSVILKTATPQDAMAIAELKVICWRDAYQGLMPESKLAELDAADEEPHWSNWLADRSCGLIARLLWLDGKLIGYGLAGPMRLGDRPGKEIEADGELYALYIHPDHQRCGLGRKLLSSLLEALIAEGYRQLGAWMIGGNLPAEKFYLKLGASEVAKRVEIHHGRIGYREKSWIWNDLPKLLARLNIRSV; from the coding sequence ATGACCAGCTCACAATCCGTCATTCTTAAAACAGCAACGCCTCAAGACGCCATGGCCATTGCAGAGCTGAAGGTAATCTGCTGGCGCGATGCCTATCAAGGTCTGATGCCTGAAAGCAAACTGGCCGAGCTTGATGCCGCCGATGAGGAGCCTCACTGGAGCAACTGGCTGGCAGACAGGAGTTGCGGCCTTATCGCTCGACTGCTTTGGCTTGATGGCAAGCTGATCGGCTATGGTCTTGCCGGCCCCATGCGGCTGGGGGATCGCCCGGGCAAGGAAATCGAGGCCGACGGAGAACTTTATGCCCTTTATATCCACCCCGACCATCAGCGCTGCGGGCTTGGGCGCAAGCTTCTGTCCTCCCTGCTGGAGGCCCTGATCGCGGAGGGATATCGCCAGCTGGGCGCGTGGATGATCGGAGGCAATCTTCCTGCCGAGAAATTCTATCTGAAGCTGGGAGCCTCCGAGGTGGCCAAGCGCGTCGAAATTCATCACGGCCGCATTGGCTATCGCGAAAAATCCTGGATCTGGAATGATCTGCCCAAGCTGCTGGCAAGGCTCAATATCCGCTCTGTCTAG
- a CDS encoding cytochrome c family protein: MKRLVAVAGMFFLASTLGAFAEGDAAKGEKVFKKCKACHQIGEGAENKVGPQLNGVVGRKIGSVEGYKYSDGYIALGEQGEVWDEEKLMAYLLDPKDFLSSAGVEKKSKMTFKLKKENEREDVIAYLKTFP; encoded by the coding sequence ATGAAACGTTTGGTTGCTGTTGCCGGAATGTTCTTTCTTGCCTCTACGCTTGGCGCTTTCGCAGAAGGGGATGCTGCCAAGGGCGAGAAAGTTTTCAAGAAATGCAAGGCCTGCCACCAGATCGGTGAAGGGGCTGAAAACAAGGTCGGACCGCAACTCAATGGGGTTGTCGGGCGCAAGATCGGCTCTGTTGAAGGCTATAAATATTCCGATGGCTATATCGCATTGGGCGAACAGGGCGAAGTCTGGGATGAAGAAAAGCTGATGGCCTATCTTCTCGATCCAAAGGACTTCCTTTCCAGCGCCGGTGTTGAGAAGAAGTCCAAGATGACCTTCAAGCTGAAGAAGGAAAATGAACGCGAAGACGTGATCGCCTATCTCAAGACATTTCCCTGA
- a CDS encoding L,D-transpeptidase: MKQLIVTACSVVLSLGGLAQPVSASSVRYAPPPPVMLSPDQIQPWLMQLRPERSYAQPVDARPRVNRVASVPEQPTLALSRQKAAPRTRSIDPRFLPTVVDYAGPERPGTIIINTNERYLYLVNADGTARRYGVGVGRPGFEWAGTHKVSRKAEWPGWTPPAEMRARQPGLPTFMEGGPRNPLGARALYLGSTLYRIHGSNEPWSIGHAVSSGCIRMRNEDVMDLYDRVPVGTAVKVL, from the coding sequence ATGAAGCAACTGATTGTTACAGCCTGCAGCGTTGTTCTGAGTCTTGGGGGACTCGCACAACCGGTTTCGGCCAGTTCTGTGCGATATGCTCCGCCTCCTCCGGTGATGCTCAGTCCGGACCAGATCCAGCCATGGCTGATGCAATTAAGGCCCGAGCGCAGCTATGCGCAGCCGGTGGATGCACGCCCGAGGGTCAATCGCGTGGCGTCCGTGCCGGAACAGCCAACGCTTGCCCTGTCTCGCCAGAAGGCAGCACCGCGCACCCGTAGCATCGATCCGCGCTTCCTGCCAACGGTGGTAGACTATGCCGGCCCGGAAAGGCCCGGCACCATTATCATCAACACCAATGAGCGCTATCTCTATCTGGTGAATGCGGACGGTACCGCGCGTCGTTATGGCGTTGGCGTGGGACGCCCCGGTTTTGAATGGGCTGGCACGCACAAGGTTTCGCGCAAGGCCGAATGGCCCGGCTGGACACCTCCGGCTGAAATGCGCGCCCGCCAGCCCGGCCTGCCCACCTTCATGGAAGGGGGACCGCGCAATCCACTGGGAGCCCGTGCCCTCTATCTGGGCTCGACCCTTTACAGAATTCATGGCTCCAACGAGCCATGGTCCATTGGCCATGCGGTCAGCTCAGGCTGCATTCGCATGCGCAATGAAGACGTCATGGATCTTTATGACCGTGTCCCGGTGGGCACTGCCGTCAAGGTTCTTTGA
- a CDS encoding GGDEF domain-containing protein, protein MNAGFNVPEQELYTIYDDLSDGILILGPTGKELYRNKAMKRLPEHLENRLMGFISTKECVCEKGPHERLVSRSQMEGWNFNCYSFGAGKLVLVKFDDQLGKQIKALRSQFADAIRDGMPAASAAMQVLRNHVSSRWIAIGSLDTINHGVVFDLAYDGDHLQANRLPAFKCHGHTRPCEHDPLITSDFDPYFCNSQELKAFGIGHVIGMSMNNHRNECVGYALLADEEEPRHMSHRVTLLKELAVLFGPYFEVSSAHQKVSRAVAAANTDVVTGHGNRRALESFLEDCLKEMTREQQDGDVLTLFDSRAMRNSVVMLVDMDGFKRVNDLMGHAEGDRALRLVADSLKQIDRNSRVFRFGGDELVQVFPRAGELDADELRQHVNGVEKKLAAEGFTDLGLSFGIVHLFEGDGSYGSLMTLADARMYHEKRQRSVAFV, encoded by the coding sequence ATGAATGCTGGCTTCAATGTGCCTGAACAGGAACTTTACACCATCTATGATGACTTGAGTGATGGTATCCTGATCTTGGGGCCTACGGGCAAGGAACTCTATCGCAACAAAGCAATGAAACGGCTACCGGAGCATCTGGAAAACCGTCTCATGGGCTTTATTAGTACAAAAGAGTGCGTCTGTGAGAAAGGCCCGCACGAGAGGCTTGTGTCCCGTTCGCAGATGGAGGGGTGGAATTTCAATTGCTATTCCTTCGGCGCAGGCAAGCTGGTTCTCGTCAAATTCGATGATCAGCTGGGCAAGCAGATCAAGGCTTTGAGATCCCAGTTCGCAGACGCGATCCGGGACGGCATGCCCGCAGCGTCTGCCGCCATGCAGGTCTTGCGCAATCATGTCAGCTCTCGCTGGATTGCGATTGGCTCTCTGGATACGATCAATCATGGTGTTGTCTTTGATCTCGCCTATGACGGCGATCATCTTCAGGCCAACCGGCTTCCGGCTTTCAAATGCCATGGTCATACCAGACCCTGCGAGCATGATCCCCTGATCACGTCGGATTTCGATCCCTATTTCTGCAACAGCCAGGAGCTTAAGGCTTTCGGAATAGGGCATGTGATCGGCATGAGCATGAACAATCACCGCAATGAATGTGTCGGCTATGCGCTTCTGGCCGATGAGGAAGAACCCCGGCATATGAGCCACAGGGTAACCTTGCTCAAGGAATTGGCTGTGCTGTTCGGACCCTATTTCGAAGTCAGTTCTGCCCATCAGAAGGTGAGTCGTGCAGTCGCTGCCGCCAACACCGATGTGGTCACCGGACATGGCAACCGCCGGGCGCTAGAAAGCTTTCTGGAGGATTGCCTCAAGGAAATGACGCGCGAGCAGCAGGATGGCGATGTGCTGACCCTGTTCGACAGCCGCGCCATGCGCAATTCCGTCGTGATGCTGGTTGATATGGATGGCTTCAAGCGGGTGAATGATCTGATGGGACATGCCGAGGGCGACAGGGCGCTGCGTCTGGTCGCCGATAGTCTCAAGCAAATCGACAGGAACAGCCGCGTCTTCCGTTTTGGAGGCGACGAACTGGTGCAGGTCTTCCCGCGAGCAGGCGAACTGGATGCCGATGAACTGCGCCAGCATGTCAATGGGGTTGAGAAAAAACTCGCCGCAGAAGGCTTTACGGATCTGGGGCTGAGCTTCGGTATTGTCCATCTGTTCGAGGGAGACGGCAGCTACGGTTCGCTCATGACCCTTGCCGATGCGCGCATGTATCACGAAAAGCGCCAGCGCTCGGTTGCCTTCGTCTAG
- a CDS encoding DNA-3-methyladenine glycosylase I, with translation MTDERRNAEPIDGLLIGADGKARCWWHGGKDDYILYHDREWGRPVKDDRTLFEKICLEGFQSGLSWYTILRKRENFRAAFANFDMDKVAAFTQADIERCLADEGIVRHRRKIESTINNAARAQEMRAEFGSLAAYFWAHEPGQQDRPDQCSYEQLRQLGKTDISTRISKDLKKRGWSFVGPTTVYAFMQAMGLVNDHLEGCCCRDEIESLRATFKRP, from the coding sequence ATGACAGACGAGAGAAGAAACGCCGAACCAATCGATGGCCTCCTGATCGGAGCCGATGGCAAGGCCCGCTGCTGGTGGCATGGCGGCAAAGACGATTATATTCTCTATCATGACAGGGAATGGGGGCGCCCGGTCAAGGATGACAGGACCCTGTTTGAGAAAATCTGCCTTGAGGGTTTTCAGTCTGGCCTCAGCTGGTACACGATCTTGCGCAAGCGCGAAAATTTCCGCGCCGCCTTTGCCAATTTCGACATGGACAAGGTTGCCGCCTTCACTCAGGCCGATATCGAGCGATGCCTTGCAGACGAGGGCATCGTGCGCCATCGCCGCAAGATCGAAAGCACCATCAACAATGCAGCAAGGGCGCAGGAAATGAGAGCCGAATTCGGCTCGCTGGCGGCCTATTTCTGGGCTCATGAGCCGGGGCAGCAGGACCGCCCGGACCAGTGCTCTTACGAGCAATTGCGCCAGTTGGGCAAGACCGACATTTCGACGCGGATTTCGAAGGATCTGAAAAAGCGCGGCTGGTCCTTTGTCGGGCCAACAACTGTCTATGCCTTCATGCAGGCCATGGGGCTGGTCAATGATCATCTGGAAGGATGTTGCTGCCGCGATGAAATCGAAAGCCTGCGGGCCACTTTCAAGCGTCCCTAA
- a CDS encoding PLP-dependent aminotransferase family protein — MKSPLSWQPDMSDVDGPLYIALSDRMARDIAEGRLSEGTRLPPQRALAWALGVTHGTVTRAYERAEKMGLVKGEIGRGTFIAPLERPTSPLMPEEEVLSELDLAHNFPLSHLDPDLGEAFGALSQQAGIGRVLNYTPIEGLMRHREAGRALFSYFGVDAPVERILLTSGAQHALQVVLQGIFKDGDMLAVEALNYPGLISAAPRLGLRLAPVMADAEGMRADLLDELCRKRPVAGLVIGPNVHNPSGRPTSPKRLQELAECARRHDLWVIEDDPYCPILAAPKNSMSKIIPERTCSIASASKILGGGLRTGFICAPQSVRSSLLRVIADISSMSSPIGAELVRYWIDSGEIDRNRERKREALNQRHAIARAQFGKAIELYPERFCGWLHLPAHQNPAVFELEAARRGITVLGAHHFAVGTSPVPAAARLALGAIPSVSQFEKALTLLGDSMRDLEGTASVRADRELHGNELEA; from the coding sequence ATGAAAAGTCCGCTTTCCTGGCAGCCCGATATGTCCGATGTCGATGGCCCGCTTTATATTGCTCTCTCAGACCGGATGGCGCGGGACATAGCAGAGGGGCGCCTCAGCGAGGGGACGCGGCTACCACCACAACGCGCCCTTGCATGGGCGCTTGGCGTGACCCACGGCACCGTCACCCGCGCCTATGAGCGCGCCGAAAAGATGGGGCTGGTCAAGGGAGAGATCGGACGAGGCACCTTCATTGCACCTCTGGAGCGGCCCACTTCGCCCCTGATGCCGGAAGAGGAAGTGCTTTCAGAACTCGATCTGGCCCATAATTTCCCCCTTTCCCATCTGGACCCCGATCTGGGCGAAGCCTTTGGAGCGCTCTCGCAACAGGCGGGCATCGGACGGGTGCTCAATTACACGCCGATCGAAGGTTTGATGCGTCATCGCGAGGCGGGCCGTGCGCTCTTTTCCTATTTTGGCGTAGACGCCCCGGTAGAGCGCATCCTGCTGACATCGGGAGCCCAGCATGCCTTGCAGGTGGTGTTGCAGGGCATCTTCAAGGACGGAGACATGCTGGCAGTGGAGGCACTCAATTATCCGGGTCTGATCAGCGCGGCTCCGCGGCTCGGCTTGCGTCTGGCTCCGGTGATGGCGGATGCGGAAGGCATGCGCGCCGACCTGCTGGACGAGCTTTGCCGCAAGCGCCCTGTCGCCGGTCTTGTCATCGGCCCGAATGTGCATAATCCCAGCGGTCGCCCCACCTCTCCCAAACGGCTGCAAGAGCTCGCCGAATGTGCAAGGCGTCATGATCTGTGGGTGATCGAGGATGATCCCTATTGCCCGATCCTGGCGGCTCCGAAAAATTCCATGAGCAAGATAATTCCGGAACGCACATGCTCCATCGCCTCGGCGTCCAAGATTCTGGGAGGCGGATTGCGCACCGGCTTCATCTGCGCGCCGCAATCGGTCCGCTCATCGCTGCTGCGCGTCATTGCCGACATAAGCTCGATGTCTTCGCCAATCGGCGCGGAGCTGGTCCGTTACTGGATCGATAGTGGAGAGATCGACAGGAACCGGGAGCGCAAGAGAGAGGCTCTCAACCAGCGCCATGCCATCGCAAGAGCCCAATTTGGCAAGGCCATCGAACTCTATCCCGAACGGTTCTGCGGCTGGCTTCATTTGCCGGCCCATCAGAATCCGGCAGTCTTCGAGTTGGAGGCGGCAAGGCGGGGAATTACTGTGCTGGGAGCCCATCATTTTGCCGTCGGAACCAGTCCGGTTCCGGCTGCGGCCCGGCTGGCGCTGGGGGCCATTCCATCCGTATCGCAATTTGAAAAGGCGCTGACGCTTCTGGGAGATTCCATGCGCGATCTTGAAGGGACAGCTTCTGTTCGTGCTGACCGGGAGCTGCACGGCAACGAATTGGAAGCCTAG
- a CDS encoding LysE family translocator — translation MADWSTFLAFIIFVCVMSATPGPGNLTFMALAARSGFGAVMLPLCGALLGGAFLGLMVALGLGTLLMQEGWLADFFRAISMVYMVYLSWRIMSMHKAEGRGAGQLSFAEGLLIHPLSPKTWAMYSIAFSLYFKPAGSLFDETLILLIGFGMGGLVFHSLWGLMGARVMRLLGEGRKYQLFMAGMAALMIGTTAWSLWGA, via the coding sequence ATGGCCGACTGGTCAACTTTCCTCGCTTTCATCATCTTCGTTTGTGTCATGTCGGCTACGCCGGGACCGGGGAACCTGACCTTCATGGCGCTTGCTGCGCGGTCCGGCTTCGGAGCTGTCATGCTGCCACTGTGCGGCGCACTGCTCGGAGGGGCCTTTCTGGGACTGATGGTTGCCCTCGGGCTCGGAACCTTATTGATGCAGGAAGGCTGGCTTGCCGACTTCTTCCGGGCGATCAGCATGGTCTATATGGTCTATCTGTCATGGCGCATCATGTCCATGCACAAGGCAGAGGGTCGCGGCGCCGGACAATTGTCCTTCGCCGAAGGCCTTCTGATCCATCCGCTCAGCCCCAAGACATGGGCCATGTATAGCATTGCCTTTTCACTCTATTTCAAACCGGCTGGCTCTCTCTTCGATGAAACCCTTATCCTGTTGATCGGGTTTGGCATGGGAGGGCTGGTCTTCCATTCGCTGTGGGGACTGATGGGGGCGCGCGTCATGCGGCTATTGGGGGAAGGGCGCAAATATCAGCTCTTCATGGCTGGCATGGCCGCGCTCATGATCGGCACAACGGCCTGGTCGCTCTGGGGCGCATAA